The following are encoded together in the Salvia hispanica cultivar TCC Black 2014 chromosome 6, UniMelb_Shisp_WGS_1.0, whole genome shotgun sequence genome:
- the LOC125194328 gene encoding autophagy-related protein 18f-like isoform X2, with product MRNDSQKSGDGGSVVPRGRVNNGILPNFRTFSSYLKIVSSGASTVASTVRSAASAASAIVERERERDGDTNHDQVSWAGFDKLELEKDNSRRVLLLGFSYRFQIWDVEDGDNVHNIVSRHDGPVSFMQVLPKPLASNQPGDKFADSRPLLVICTDGSFSGDIKVHDRSAPSNEMGQQCNGSVNGTCIPTVVCFYSFKSRSYVHLLRFRSVVHLLRCSSRVIAVLQSNQIHCLNASSLEREYTVLTNPVPTVSGNIGVGPLAVGPRWIAYSGSQVAISSARRVSPQHVTPSPSLLSHSSSGSLVGHLARESSKQLAAGIVTLGDMGYKKLSRYYSELYPETNNFQSGSGRLKVNGIADGHSPDDDNVGMVVVRDIVNKDVIAQFKAHKSPISSLCFDPSGLHLVTASVQGHNINVFRIMPGSSGAASHVHLYRLQRGLTNAVIQDISFSSDSQWIVISSLRGTSHIFAISLSGGLVSLRSTDSYSSARNRVSSLMTKPAVHGSPNSGLQVLTQQTICASGPPVNLNAVSRIRNGSNGWRNTVSGAAAAATGRSSSLSGAVASVFHNCKDDGIYGDQSLLMKNYYMLVFSPSGCVIQYVLHFCPTLDGAMASPGASLTSESGIDNDARVMVEAMQKWNICQKHNRKEHGDNIDMHGENGNSDSSKVYPEITKHENGAFSKFSCSTKNKNIISEEKHHMYISEAELQMHQKQNLVWTRPGIYFQSMQNVDLAEGDHGGEIEIERFPVRMLGARSKDLVPVYDYLQNSKVQRGGRISTSSLDINGHFQPQASNSFEYGTTPGRHLLGSLDSITNCGSGRENESDNGLEANGEDGLQMLIESSRGHVNNNDTPTTDTEQEETVYTRANTEGDSQLGSVNNIDGLNMKNQFEEDDGFY from the exons ATGAGGAATGATAGCCAGAAAAGTGGTGATGGTGGATCAGTGGTGCCGCGGGGTAGAGTTAATAACGGGATACTTCCCAATTTTAGGACCTTTTCGAGCTACCTTAAGATTGTTTCTTCTGGTGCCTCTACCGTTGCTTCCACTGTGAGGTCTGCTGCATCTGCAGCTTCAGCCATTgtggagagggagagggagagggatgGTGACACCAACCATGATCAG GTTTCCTGGGCCGGGTTTGACAAACTAGAGCTCGAAAAAGATAATTCACGCCGAGTGCTCTTGCTGGGCTTCAGTTATAGATTTCAGATCTGGGATGTTGAAGATGGTGATAATGTGCATAATATAGTTTCAAGGCATGATGGCCCTGTTTCATTTATGCAAGTGCTACCAAAACCTCTAGCGTCAAACCAACCTGGGGACAAATTTGCGGACAGTCGCCCATTGCTAGTTATTTGTACTGATGGATCCTTCTCTGGAGATATTAAAGTTCATGACAGATCAGCTCCTAGTAATGAGATGGGCCAACAATGCAATGGTTCAGTTAATGGTACTTGTATCCCAACGGTGGTTTGCTTTTATTCCTTCAAATCTCGGTCGTATGTACATCTCTTAAGATTTCGGTCTGTCGTCCATTTACTGCGATGCAGTTCTCGTGTTATTGCTGTCTTACAATCAAATCAG ATACATTGTCTTAATGCTTCTTCACTTGAGAGAGAATATACAGTTCTTACAAATCCAGTGCCAACTGTATCTGGAAATATAGGTGTTGGACCACTTGCTGTGGGACCCCGGTGGATAGCTTACAGTGGGAGCCAAGTTGCAATTTCCAGTGCTCGCCGTGTGAGTCCTCAACATGTAACTCCTTCACCAAGTTTACTTTCTCACTCCTCAAGTGGAAGTCTTGTTGGACATCTTGCGCGAGAGTCAAGCAAACAGCTTGCTGCTGGTATTGTTACTTTGGGTGATATGGGGTATAAGAAGCTATCAAGGTACTATTCTGAGCTGTATCCTGAAACCAACAATTTTCAATCAGGGAGTGGTCGTCTGAAGGTCAACGGCATTGCTGATGGACATTCACCTGATGATGACAATGTTGGGATG GTGGTCGTCAGAGATATTGTCAACAAAGATGTAATAGCCCAGTTCAAGGCACATAAAAGCCCCATTTCGTCGTTGTGCTTTGATCCAAGTGGTCTTCACTTAGTGACTGCCTCAGTTCAGGGTCACAACATTAATGTCTTTCGGATTATGCCTGGCTCATCTGGAGCTGCTTCTCATGTCCATCTTTATAGGCTGCAACGTGGTCTGACCAACGCT GTTATACAGGACATAAGTTTTAGTAGTGACAGCCAATGGATTGTGATCAGTTCCTTAAGAGGGACAAGTCATATTTTTGCTATCTCTCTCTCAGGGGGATTAGTTAGTTTGCGGTCTACTGATTCTTATTCTAGTGCAAGAAACAGGGTATCTAGCTTGATGACAAAGCCTGCAGTTCATGGATCACCAAATTCAGGATTGCAGGTGCTGACTCAACAAACCATCTGTGCATCAGGTCCCCCAGTTAACCTTAATGCTGTCAGCCGAATAAGAAATGGAAGTAATGGTTGGAGAAATACAGTAAGCGGTGCTGCTGCAGCTGCAACTGGGCGGTCTAGCTCACTATCTGGTGCAGTCGCATCTGTTTTCCACAACTGCAAGGACGATGGTATCTATGGAGACCAGAGTTTGctgatgaaaaattattacatGCTTGTTTTCTCTCCATCTGGATGTGTGATACAGTATGTTCTGCACTTTTGTCCTACTCTGGATGGCGCGATGGCTTCGCCTGGAGCAAGTCTCACTTCTGAATCTGGTATTGATAATGATGCAAGAGTGATGGTTGAGGCAATGCAGAAATGGAATATTTGTCAAAAACATAACCGAAAGGAACATGGAGATAACATTGACATGCATGGTGAAAATGGGAACTCAGATAGCAGTAAAGTATATCCGGAAATAACGAAACATGAAAATGGcgcattttctaaattttcttgttcaacaaaaaataaaaatataatttctgaAGAAAAACatcatatgtatatatctGAAGCGGAACTTCAAATGCATCAAAAGCAGAACCTGGTGTGGACCAGACCTGGG ATTTATTTTCAGTCGATGCAGAATGTTGATCTAGCTGAAGGTGATCATGGTGGAGAAATTGAAATCGAAAGATTCCCTGTTCGTATGCTTGGAGCAAGGTCAAAAGACTTAGTTCCAGTTTACGATTATCTTCAAAATTCCAAAGTTCAACGCGGGGGGAG GATTTCTACGAGTAGTCTAGACATTAATGGCCACTTTCAGCCTCAGGCATCTAATTCCTTCGAGTATGGGACGACTCCTGGCAGGCATCTTTTGGGTTCTCTTGATTCTATTACCAACTGTGGGTCTGGAAGGGAGAATGAATCAGACAATGGTCTCGAAGCAAACGGTGAAGATGGTCTCCAGATGTTAATTGAATCTAGCAGGGGACATGTAAATAACAATGATACCCCAACAACTGACACCGAGCAAGAGGAGACTGTATATACTAGAGCAAACACTGAGGGGGATAGCCAACTTGGATCTGTAAATAATATAGATGGCTTGAACATGAAAAACCAGTTTGAAGAAGATGACGGGTTTTACTGA
- the LOC125194328 gene encoding autophagy-related protein 18f-like isoform X1 — MRNDSQKSGDGGSVVPRGRVNNGILPNFRTFSSYLKIVSSGASTVASTVRSAASAASAIVERERERDGDTNHDQVSWAGFDKLELEKDNSRRVLLLGFSYRFQIWDVEDGDNVHNIVSRHDGPVSFMQVLPKPLASNQPGDKFADSRPLLVICTDGSFSGDIKVHDRSAPSNEMGQQCNGSVNGTCIPTVVCFYSFKSRSYVHLLRFRSVVHLLRCSSRVIAVLQSNQIHCLNASSLEREYTVLTNPVPTVSGNIGVGPLAVGPRWIAYSGSQVAISSARRVSPQHVTPSPSLLSHSSSGSLVGHLARESSKQLAAGIVTLGDMGYKKLSRYYSELYPETNNFQSGSGRLKVNGIADGHSPDDDNVGMVVVRDIVNKDVIAQFKAHKSPISSLCFDPSGLHLVTASVQGHNINVFRIMPGSSGAASHVHLYRLQRGLTNAVIQDISFSSDSQWIVISSLRGTSHIFAISLSGGLVSLRSTDSYSSARNRVSSLMTKPAVHGSPNSGLQVLTQQTICASGPPVNLNAVSRIRNGSNGWRNTVSGAAAAATGRSSSLSGAVASVFHNCKDDGIYGDQSLLMKNYYMLVFSPSGCVIQYVLHFCPTLDGAMASPGASLTSESGIDNDARVMVEAMQKWNICQKHNRKEHGDNIDMHGENGNSDSSKVYPEITKHENGAFSKFSCSTKNKNIISEEKHHMYISEAELQMHQKQNLVWTRPGQIYFQSMQNVDLAEGDHGGEIEIERFPVRMLGARSKDLVPVYDYLQNSKVQRGGRISTSSLDINGHFQPQASNSFEYGTTPGRHLLGSLDSITNCGSGRENESDNGLEANGEDGLQMLIESSRGHVNNNDTPTTDTEQEETVYTRANTEGDSQLGSVNNIDGLNMKNQFEEDDGFY, encoded by the exons ATGAGGAATGATAGCCAGAAAAGTGGTGATGGTGGATCAGTGGTGCCGCGGGGTAGAGTTAATAACGGGATACTTCCCAATTTTAGGACCTTTTCGAGCTACCTTAAGATTGTTTCTTCTGGTGCCTCTACCGTTGCTTCCACTGTGAGGTCTGCTGCATCTGCAGCTTCAGCCATTgtggagagggagagggagagggatgGTGACACCAACCATGATCAG GTTTCCTGGGCCGGGTTTGACAAACTAGAGCTCGAAAAAGATAATTCACGCCGAGTGCTCTTGCTGGGCTTCAGTTATAGATTTCAGATCTGGGATGTTGAAGATGGTGATAATGTGCATAATATAGTTTCAAGGCATGATGGCCCTGTTTCATTTATGCAAGTGCTACCAAAACCTCTAGCGTCAAACCAACCTGGGGACAAATTTGCGGACAGTCGCCCATTGCTAGTTATTTGTACTGATGGATCCTTCTCTGGAGATATTAAAGTTCATGACAGATCAGCTCCTAGTAATGAGATGGGCCAACAATGCAATGGTTCAGTTAATGGTACTTGTATCCCAACGGTGGTTTGCTTTTATTCCTTCAAATCTCGGTCGTATGTACATCTCTTAAGATTTCGGTCTGTCGTCCATTTACTGCGATGCAGTTCTCGTGTTATTGCTGTCTTACAATCAAATCAG ATACATTGTCTTAATGCTTCTTCACTTGAGAGAGAATATACAGTTCTTACAAATCCAGTGCCAACTGTATCTGGAAATATAGGTGTTGGACCACTTGCTGTGGGACCCCGGTGGATAGCTTACAGTGGGAGCCAAGTTGCAATTTCCAGTGCTCGCCGTGTGAGTCCTCAACATGTAACTCCTTCACCAAGTTTACTTTCTCACTCCTCAAGTGGAAGTCTTGTTGGACATCTTGCGCGAGAGTCAAGCAAACAGCTTGCTGCTGGTATTGTTACTTTGGGTGATATGGGGTATAAGAAGCTATCAAGGTACTATTCTGAGCTGTATCCTGAAACCAACAATTTTCAATCAGGGAGTGGTCGTCTGAAGGTCAACGGCATTGCTGATGGACATTCACCTGATGATGACAATGTTGGGATG GTGGTCGTCAGAGATATTGTCAACAAAGATGTAATAGCCCAGTTCAAGGCACATAAAAGCCCCATTTCGTCGTTGTGCTTTGATCCAAGTGGTCTTCACTTAGTGACTGCCTCAGTTCAGGGTCACAACATTAATGTCTTTCGGATTATGCCTGGCTCATCTGGAGCTGCTTCTCATGTCCATCTTTATAGGCTGCAACGTGGTCTGACCAACGCT GTTATACAGGACATAAGTTTTAGTAGTGACAGCCAATGGATTGTGATCAGTTCCTTAAGAGGGACAAGTCATATTTTTGCTATCTCTCTCTCAGGGGGATTAGTTAGTTTGCGGTCTACTGATTCTTATTCTAGTGCAAGAAACAGGGTATCTAGCTTGATGACAAAGCCTGCAGTTCATGGATCACCAAATTCAGGATTGCAGGTGCTGACTCAACAAACCATCTGTGCATCAGGTCCCCCAGTTAACCTTAATGCTGTCAGCCGAATAAGAAATGGAAGTAATGGTTGGAGAAATACAGTAAGCGGTGCTGCTGCAGCTGCAACTGGGCGGTCTAGCTCACTATCTGGTGCAGTCGCATCTGTTTTCCACAACTGCAAGGACGATGGTATCTATGGAGACCAGAGTTTGctgatgaaaaattattacatGCTTGTTTTCTCTCCATCTGGATGTGTGATACAGTATGTTCTGCACTTTTGTCCTACTCTGGATGGCGCGATGGCTTCGCCTGGAGCAAGTCTCACTTCTGAATCTGGTATTGATAATGATGCAAGAGTGATGGTTGAGGCAATGCAGAAATGGAATATTTGTCAAAAACATAACCGAAAGGAACATGGAGATAACATTGACATGCATGGTGAAAATGGGAACTCAGATAGCAGTAAAGTATATCCGGAAATAACGAAACATGAAAATGGcgcattttctaaattttcttgttcaacaaaaaataaaaatataatttctgaAGAAAAACatcatatgtatatatctGAAGCGGAACTTCAAATGCATCAAAAGCAGAACCTGGTGTGGACCAGACCTGGG CAGATTTATTTTCAGTCGATGCAGAATGTTGATCTAGCTGAAGGTGATCATGGTGGAGAAATTGAAATCGAAAGATTCCCTGTTCGTATGCTTGGAGCAAGGTCAAAAGACTTAGTTCCAGTTTACGATTATCTTCAAAATTCCAAAGTTCAACGCGGGGGGAG GATTTCTACGAGTAGTCTAGACATTAATGGCCACTTTCAGCCTCAGGCATCTAATTCCTTCGAGTATGGGACGACTCCTGGCAGGCATCTTTTGGGTTCTCTTGATTCTATTACCAACTGTGGGTCTGGAAGGGAGAATGAATCAGACAATGGTCTCGAAGCAAACGGTGAAGATGGTCTCCAGATGTTAATTGAATCTAGCAGGGGACATGTAAATAACAATGATACCCCAACAACTGACACCGAGCAAGAGGAGACTGTATATACTAGAGCAAACACTGAGGGGGATAGCCAACTTGGATCTGTAAATAATATAGATGGCTTGAACATGAAAAACCAGTTTGAAGAAGATGACGGGTTTTACTGA
- the LOC125194328 gene encoding autophagy-related protein 18f-like isoform X3, whose protein sequence is MRNDSQKSGDGGSVVPRGRVNNGILPNFRTFSSYLKIVSSGASTVASTVRSAASAASAIVERERERDGDTNHDQVSWAGFDKLELEKDNSRRVLLLGFSYRFQIWDVEDGDNVHNIVSRHDGPVSFMQVLPKPLASNQPGDKFADSRPLLVICTDGSFSGDIKVHDRSAPSNEMGQQCNGSVNGTCIPTVVCFYSFKSRSYVHLLRFRSVVHLLRCSSRVIAVLQSNQIHCLNASSLEREYTVLTNPVPTVSGNIGVGPLAVGPRWIAYSGSQVAISSARRVSPQHVTPSPSLLSHSSSGSLVGHLARESSKQLAAGSGRLKVNGIADGHSPDDDNVGMVVVRDIVNKDVIAQFKAHKSPISSLCFDPSGLHLVTASVQGHNINVFRIMPGSSGAASHVHLYRLQRGLTNAVIQDISFSSDSQWIVISSLRGTSHIFAISLSGGLVSLRSTDSYSSARNRVSSLMTKPAVHGSPNSGLQVLTQQTICASGPPVNLNAVSRIRNGSNGWRNTVSGAAAAATGRSSSLSGAVASVFHNCKDDGIYGDQSLLMKNYYMLVFSPSGCVIQYVLHFCPTLDGAMASPGASLTSESGIDNDARVMVEAMQKWNICQKHNRKEHGDNIDMHGENGNSDSSKVYPEITKHENGAFSKFSCSTKNKNIISEEKHHMYISEAELQMHQKQNLVWTRPGQIYFQSMQNVDLAEGDHGGEIEIERFPVRMLGARSKDLVPVYDYLQNSKVQRGGRISTSSLDINGHFQPQASNSFEYGTTPGRHLLGSLDSITNCGSGRENESDNGLEANGEDGLQMLIESSRGHVNNNDTPTTDTEQEETVYTRANTEGDSQLGSVNNIDGLNMKNQFEEDDGFY, encoded by the exons ATGAGGAATGATAGCCAGAAAAGTGGTGATGGTGGATCAGTGGTGCCGCGGGGTAGAGTTAATAACGGGATACTTCCCAATTTTAGGACCTTTTCGAGCTACCTTAAGATTGTTTCTTCTGGTGCCTCTACCGTTGCTTCCACTGTGAGGTCTGCTGCATCTGCAGCTTCAGCCATTgtggagagggagagggagagggatgGTGACACCAACCATGATCAG GTTTCCTGGGCCGGGTTTGACAAACTAGAGCTCGAAAAAGATAATTCACGCCGAGTGCTCTTGCTGGGCTTCAGTTATAGATTTCAGATCTGGGATGTTGAAGATGGTGATAATGTGCATAATATAGTTTCAAGGCATGATGGCCCTGTTTCATTTATGCAAGTGCTACCAAAACCTCTAGCGTCAAACCAACCTGGGGACAAATTTGCGGACAGTCGCCCATTGCTAGTTATTTGTACTGATGGATCCTTCTCTGGAGATATTAAAGTTCATGACAGATCAGCTCCTAGTAATGAGATGGGCCAACAATGCAATGGTTCAGTTAATGGTACTTGTATCCCAACGGTGGTTTGCTTTTATTCCTTCAAATCTCGGTCGTATGTACATCTCTTAAGATTTCGGTCTGTCGTCCATTTACTGCGATGCAGTTCTCGTGTTATTGCTGTCTTACAATCAAATCAG ATACATTGTCTTAATGCTTCTTCACTTGAGAGAGAATATACAGTTCTTACAAATCCAGTGCCAACTGTATCTGGAAATATAGGTGTTGGACCACTTGCTGTGGGACCCCGGTGGATAGCTTACAGTGGGAGCCAAGTTGCAATTTCCAGTGCTCGCCGTGTGAGTCCTCAACATGTAACTCCTTCACCAAGTTTACTTTCTCACTCCTCAAGTGGAAGTCTTGTTGGACATCTTGCGCGAGAGTCAAGCAAACAGCTTGCTGCTG GGAGTGGTCGTCTGAAGGTCAACGGCATTGCTGATGGACATTCACCTGATGATGACAATGTTGGGATG GTGGTCGTCAGAGATATTGTCAACAAAGATGTAATAGCCCAGTTCAAGGCACATAAAAGCCCCATTTCGTCGTTGTGCTTTGATCCAAGTGGTCTTCACTTAGTGACTGCCTCAGTTCAGGGTCACAACATTAATGTCTTTCGGATTATGCCTGGCTCATCTGGAGCTGCTTCTCATGTCCATCTTTATAGGCTGCAACGTGGTCTGACCAACGCT GTTATACAGGACATAAGTTTTAGTAGTGACAGCCAATGGATTGTGATCAGTTCCTTAAGAGGGACAAGTCATATTTTTGCTATCTCTCTCTCAGGGGGATTAGTTAGTTTGCGGTCTACTGATTCTTATTCTAGTGCAAGAAACAGGGTATCTAGCTTGATGACAAAGCCTGCAGTTCATGGATCACCAAATTCAGGATTGCAGGTGCTGACTCAACAAACCATCTGTGCATCAGGTCCCCCAGTTAACCTTAATGCTGTCAGCCGAATAAGAAATGGAAGTAATGGTTGGAGAAATACAGTAAGCGGTGCTGCTGCAGCTGCAACTGGGCGGTCTAGCTCACTATCTGGTGCAGTCGCATCTGTTTTCCACAACTGCAAGGACGATGGTATCTATGGAGACCAGAGTTTGctgatgaaaaattattacatGCTTGTTTTCTCTCCATCTGGATGTGTGATACAGTATGTTCTGCACTTTTGTCCTACTCTGGATGGCGCGATGGCTTCGCCTGGAGCAAGTCTCACTTCTGAATCTGGTATTGATAATGATGCAAGAGTGATGGTTGAGGCAATGCAGAAATGGAATATTTGTCAAAAACATAACCGAAAGGAACATGGAGATAACATTGACATGCATGGTGAAAATGGGAACTCAGATAGCAGTAAAGTATATCCGGAAATAACGAAACATGAAAATGGcgcattttctaaattttcttgttcaacaaaaaataaaaatataatttctgaAGAAAAACatcatatgtatatatctGAAGCGGAACTTCAAATGCATCAAAAGCAGAACCTGGTGTGGACCAGACCTGGG CAGATTTATTTTCAGTCGATGCAGAATGTTGATCTAGCTGAAGGTGATCATGGTGGAGAAATTGAAATCGAAAGATTCCCTGTTCGTATGCTTGGAGCAAGGTCAAAAGACTTAGTTCCAGTTTACGATTATCTTCAAAATTCCAAAGTTCAACGCGGGGGGAG GATTTCTACGAGTAGTCTAGACATTAATGGCCACTTTCAGCCTCAGGCATCTAATTCCTTCGAGTATGGGACGACTCCTGGCAGGCATCTTTTGGGTTCTCTTGATTCTATTACCAACTGTGGGTCTGGAAGGGAGAATGAATCAGACAATGGTCTCGAAGCAAACGGTGAAGATGGTCTCCAGATGTTAATTGAATCTAGCAGGGGACATGTAAATAACAATGATACCCCAACAACTGACACCGAGCAAGAGGAGACTGTATATACTAGAGCAAACACTGAGGGGGATAGCCAACTTGGATCTGTAAATAATATAGATGGCTTGAACATGAAAAACCAGTTTGAAGAAGATGACGGGTTTTACTGA